GCAAAATTGTTTATGAAGAGCAGGTGGATGATATTTCGCACGAGCCTAATTATGAAGCTGCAATTAAGGCAGTAAAAAACTAAGCTTTAGTTATCAGTAATTATAACAGGCTTCGGCGATCTTCGATCGCCGAAGCCTGTTTATTTCCTCACTCTCCATTTCTTTTTCGTGGTAATCACTACAACTCCGTTTCGTGCTTTTTCACCATATATTGCAAATCCGTTTTTTATAATATTGATGGTCTTTATAGATTCAGTATCAACCTTCCCGAATTCTTCTATACTGATCACTTTACCATCCATTACTACCAAAGGCTGTTCTGCCGGCATAGATGACTTCGCTCCTCCTATTCTTATTTCCTGCTTGCCCATTTTGTTTTGTGGCGGCTGACTGATCACTAATCCCTGGGATTTTGATATAATTTCTTCCGGCTTGTTTTCTTTGGTATTCACCAGAAGGTTTTGTTGTACCATAGGGGCTCCGGCCACCATCTGCTGCTGTTTTTGTTTTAGTTTCACTCCGTACAGCACGACTTCTAATTGTTCCGCTTTTAAAGTATCGTTTATTATGTTCTGCTGGCCTTGTACAGAAACCAAACCTCCGGTGGTAAGAATAAAGCCTACTGCAAACTTCACAAAAACCGAATTGAGATAGGAATATTGCAAATTCCTGTTCAGCTGGGATTCATAAAAATTTCCGCAGATATCCTTTTCTGAAGGGTCTGAAAAAGCAATTATAATTTCCTCATCGGAAGCTACTGTAAAATCTCTTACTGTTTTGGAACATATAGAGCAGAATCTTCCTTTTTCTTCGGGCGTCATGATATCCCAGTTTTCATGACATGGTGTTGGTATTGTGATTTTCATTGGTCTCTTTTCTATAAAGATGCAGGAAGTATTAAAAAGGTTGGAAACTGTGCGTAATAATTCTCTGAGCTAAAGTCGCAAGATCTTTAGTACTCAGTTTCGTGAGTGCAATTTTCATTTGTCTGTGTTTTAGTTAATTAAAAACCAAATATATAAAAAGTTGTTTACTTACAAACACCCACTAAATAAATCTCCGGAGTTGTACGGAAATCCCCGAAACTTGCAGGAGACTTGCGGAGATCTCCGGAAGTGGTAAACAATAGTGTTTGGAACCACCGAAGAAATCGGGAGGTTTGTTTTACTAGTGTTTTCGAGGTGCGGAGGTGTTGGGGAGGCTGTAAACAGGATGTTTGGGATTACGGTTTCCCGTAAGTGTGAGTAAATTCTTTTTTATATATTTGGTAATTATACAATACAGCATCTAAATCTGAAGATCTGTTGAAGTTAATTTTAAATGTGTATGAAAATAAAAAATATTAAAGTCAAGAATTTATTTGGATATCTTAATAAGGATATCACTTTTTTTGACGACATGACTTTACTAGTAGGTATAAATGGAGCAGGTAAAACGAGTATACTTAATCTAATAAATTGGATTTTAACTCCATCAATAAACAATCTTTGTGCAACAAACTTTGAAAAAGTAACTCTAACAATTGATCTTAAGGGTGTTGAATATAAAATTATCTGTAGTAATGACAAAAAAATATTTAATTACGAAATTAAATCGAAAGGCAAGGAATTTAATCCTTTAATAGTCAATATAAGGCATAATTATAACAATAATGATTTAGACGAAATAATTGATTTATATTCAAATTTAAGTCCTGATGAGAAAGAAATTGAAACTTGGCAATTCATTTCAAATTTACCAAAACCAACAATTATAGGTCTCGATAGAAGTTTATATACAGAATCGTCAAATCAGATTTACATTGATGACTCAAAAATTAGAAGCCATAGCATTAATAAGCACAATCTAATTAATAAATCCCCAATAATTAAAGTTAAAGAGCTTTTGAATAAGGAATATCGCATTAGTAAAAACAAGATTCTTAAACTTACAAATAATTTAAAGAATCAAATTATGTTATCAGCTTTTGAAGCTGGTGTTGACGAAACAAGTTTATCAAGTGAAAAAAGCTATAAAATTCATTTGAATCAAATATCTATTACAAAAAAACGTGTGAAAGATTATTTTGAAAATTTTGAAAAAGATTCATTTGATGCAACTCAACTTTCAATTATTGATAAATATTTTGATAATTTAGAGAATATTACAAAAAAATTTGAGAATTCAGAAGACCCTGTTATTAAAATCCTTTATAACCTAAATGCTAATCAGTTTAGTAAAACAATAAAATTACTAAAAGAATTTGAAAAATTTGAAAAAGAAACTAATAGTTCATTGTTTAAAATAAACACCTTTTTAGAAACTATAAACTTATTTTTTAAAGATTCTAATAAAATTTTAGTTTTCAAAGAAGAAACCTCGGAAATATATTTTCATACAACAGATTTCGATGGAAAATTGATTACTAAATTTAATGATATTAAGTTTCTTTCTTCAGGTGAGGAACAAATCTTAGTTCTTTTCGCATATATAGCATTTAGTGGGATTGAGAATAAAATATTTATAATTGATGAACCAGAACTATCTTTACATTTACGTTGGCAAGAGAATTTTATTACTCAATTAGAAAAGGTTTTAGATATTAATAATCAAATTATTTTAGCTACACATTCTCCAATCTTGGTAGGAAACAAAAAAGATAGAGCTATTGTAATAATGCCTGCTTAATATGAACAAATTTTTACCTATTCTTTCTGATTCCTTTTTAAGAGGGCAAAATATTTTGTATAGACAATTCAACGATGTTGAATTCTATATTGAAGATACAGAACAAGAAAATTTATATTACCATATTCTAAAAAATCTTTTCTCAGATGTAAAATTTGAAAAAATATTTCCTTTAAACGGTAAAAAGAATGTTAAAGATGATTGCATATTGAATATTGGGAATAAAAATAAAGTATATATTGTAGATAAAGACTTTGATGATATTCTAAATAAGACTGAATTATATGATAATTTGTTTTACCTTAAAGGTTATTCGATTGAAAATTTATTAATTAGCAAAAAATCATTTTATGAACTAATAAAAGAAAAATCTCCAAAACTTAAGGATAATGATATAGATTTATTGTATAGTCATACAAGTGTATTAAATAATATTCTTTGTTTAAAAGAATTAGCAATTATTTTTATCATTATTCAAAAATTTGAACTAGGAGAACAATACTATAATATAAATACTAGTCGTGATTTTAACATAAATACAGATTTTAGTTACAAGGGAAGTTTCATTCCTGATTATATAAGTGATATTGAATATAAACTAAGATTAGGAGATAGAAGATTAACATTAAAAGGACAAGCAAAAAAGTACAAAAGATATTTTCGAAATACTGATGACGTAATAAGGAATGTTCCTGGTAAGCATTTATTAATAATTATTAACGATTTATTAAAATCAAAAAATTTAATCATGCAATATTCATTAGAATCACTAACTTATAAATTAGCTAAAGAAGTTGATATTTCGAATTTTACTGAACTTAAAACAAATATCGAACATTATATTAATAATTAATTTTCACTAAATTTATTAACAAATTCTGGAGGAATCCACAGCTTAAATTTACTCCTCTCTAATAATAAAACCTGCCTCACGGCAGGTTTTTTCATATCTAAAAAGTTTTAAAACAAACTCTCATCCACAAAATTCGGAAGCGTTACTTTCAGATTCGGTTCTGCTTCCATCGCTCTTTTAATGGCAAAAACAGCGCCTTCATTTCTGGCCCAGCTTCTTCTGGAAATTCCGTTGTTTACATCCCAGAAAAGCATAGATTTCAGTCTTCTGCCGGCATCGGCACTTCCGTCAAGGAGCATCCCGAAACCACCGTTAATAACTTCGCCCCAGCCTACTCCGCCGCCATTATGGATAGACACCCATGTAGCCCCACGGAAGCTGTCACCAATCACGTTGTGGATGGCCATATCTGCGGTAAACCTAGAACCGTCATAGATATTGGAAGTCTCCCTGTACGGCGAATCCGTACCGGAAACATCATGGTGGTCCCTGCCTAAAACTACAGTACCAATCTCTCCTTTCTTAATCGCATTATTGAAGGCTTCGGCAATTTTCATTCTTCCTTCTGCATCGGCATACAGGATCCTCGCCTGTGAACCGACTACCAGCTTATTTTCCTGAGCGCCTTTGATCCACTGGATGTTGTCTTTCATCTGCTGCTGGATCTCTTCGGGAGAGTTTTTCACCATTTCTTCCAAAACAGCACATGCAATATTATCTGTTTTCTGCAAATCTTCCGGCTTTCCACTGGCACATACCCAACGGAACGGCCCGAAACCATAATCGAAGCACATAGGCCCCATGATATCCTGAACATAGCTCGGATATTTGAACTCCCTTCCAAGGGTAGGATTTTCTGCCATCACATCTGCTCCGGCTCTTGAAGCTTCCAGTAAAAAGGCATTTCCGTAATCAAAGAAATACGTCCCTTTCTGGGTATGCTTATTGATGGCCGCAGCATGTCTTCTTAAAGTCTCCTGAACTTTTTCTTTGAACAGTTCGGGCTCCTCCGCCATTATCCTGTTGGATTCCTCAAAGCTCTGTCCGGCCGGATAATATCCGCCAGCCCAAGGATTGTGAAGTGATGTCTGATCTGATCCTATATCTATTTTTAAGTTCTTCTCATCAAATTTTTCCCAAACCTCCACAATATTGCCAAGGTAAGCAAGAGAAACGGTTTCCTTATTTTCCTGAGCTTTTCTTACTCTTTCTATCAATTCATCCATGTTCTCATAGATCTCATTCACCCACTTCTGCTCGTGACGGATCCTGGTGATCTTTGGGTTTACTTCAGCACATACGGTAACACAGCCTGCAATATTTCCTGCTTTCGGCTGAGCCCCGCTCATTCCTCCCAATCCGGAAGTCACAAAAAGCCCTCCCTTCGGCTCCTTTTTAATTTTTCTGAACGCATTCAGAACGGTAATGGTAGTTCCGTGAACAATTCCCTGCGGACCAATATACATATAGCTCCCCGCCGTCATCTGTCCATACTGGGTAACCCCTAAAGCATTAAATTTTTCCCAATCATCCGGTTTGGAATAATTTGGAATCATCATCCCATTCGTTACCACCACTCTCGGAGCATCTTTATGAGAAGGAAACAATCCCATCGGGTGCCCGGAATACATCGTTAACGTCTGCTCATCCGTCATCTCAGACAAATACTTCATGGTCAAAAGATACTGTGCCCAGTTGGAAAATACCGCCCCATTTCCTCCGTAAGTAATCAGTTCGTGAGGATGCTGTGCCACTGCATAATCCAGGTTGTTCTGAATCATAAGCATAATGGCTTTTGCCTGCTCAGACTTTCCGGGGTAATCTGCAATATCCCTTGCTTTCATTTCATAATCGGGACGGAAACGGTACATATAAATTCTGCCATACTTCTCCAGCTCTTCCCTGAATTCAGGAAGTAATTCCGCATGAAACTTCGGGTCGAAATAGCGTAATGCATTTTTCAGGGCAAGCTTTTTCTCTTCTTCTCCTAAAATTTCTTTACGCTTCGGCGCATGGTTGATATTGGTTTCGTATGGTTTAGGCTGTGGCAGCTGATCAGGGATCCCCTGCTGTATCTGTTCTTGAAATGTCATATTGCTATTTAAAGTTCAATGTTTAGATTAAATGTTTGAAGTTTTAAAGATATTCAAATTAGAAAATATAGGCAAGGAAAAGACAAATTTGCTGTTCCGCTCCGACCACCAATCTTCTGATCTATATTTCATATAATAAAACCACCGTCCGAAACATTCCCCTCCTCCGGAGGGGTGGATTCCGAAATTCAAAGAATTTCGGAAGACGGGGTGGTCCCGAAATGCTGAATAATAAAATACTCCAGATCCATCATCACAACGCCCAAATTATTCCTCACATCAAATCCATAATCCTGAAGACAACAAGTCCCAATGATTCAAGATATTGCTGCCGGATCCCGTCATAAACAGCTTTATCATCATGACTTGTACCATCGATTTCAACTACCAACCCCAAAGTCTTCACATAGAAGTCAACAATATAATTCCCGATAATTCTCTGCCTGTCAAAATCGATCCGATGAAATGTTCCTGCCCGAACCTTCTTCCAGAACAGGACTTCACCGAGAATGTCTGCTTTACGTTTTTCTTTCAATAAAGCTTTTAATTGAGGATTATAAGGTAGGCTTTCCACGAAGTTCCTGTAGATGGGAACTCCGTTGATTTAGGTGAGGGTTTCTTTCATGTCTATGTTTTTTGTATTCCTTTTTAAACCACCCGTCTTCTCCTTTCAGTCGAATCCACCCCTCCGGAGGAGGGGAATGTTTCTTCCGGGAAGGTTGATGTTTTCCAAAAATAAAAAAACCTTACTGAAAATCAGTAAGGTTGTTATTTATGGGTATTGAATTTAAGTAAGAACATCATCATTTTCTTCCTCATGATCATCATCATTATCGCTGAGGCTCCAGTAATTGTTTTCTTCATCCTCAGACCCTATTTCCTCCATATCATCGTCATCATCAGTACCGGGAATATCCAGCCCCTTATCTATCTTATCATTGTCCTCTTCGCTTAATATAGGATTTCCGTCACCATCAAGCGGAATATGGGCTTCTCTGTTAAAAATATCTTCACTGGGACTGTAATCCATTTCTTCCAGCTTTCTGTCCTGTTCGTTGGTGTTTTCTTCTGGTGTCATAATATCAGTATTTAATGTAGATGATACAGAACAAAAACGGTTCCAACCTTTCTTTTTATTGTCATGGATTTACAAAAATATAATACCTAGTTCACGAGATTGTTATTGTCTACTTTTCGCCGGATAGTATTATTTTCATCTTTAAGCCTTTCGAGTTTATAAGTAACATTAAAGACAAACAAACCTGTAATAATCTCTGGTATAATTATTCTGTATACACTTCAGGATTGGTACAATAAGGTATTTTTTTTCCTTTAGAGAAAGCGATGATATTTTCAGCAGCAATTCTGGCCATGCCTGTTCTGGCTTCCAGGGTTGCAGAACCGATGTGTGGCAATACACATACATTTGAAAGCTCCAACAGCGGACTGTGCTTAGACATAGGCTCAGGGTTGGTTACATCCAGACCTGCTCCCCAAATCTGTTTGGAAACCAATGCTTCATACAAATCCTTTTCATTTTGAAAACCACCTCTTGCCGTATTAATGAAAATAGCATTATCCTTCATTTTTTCAAAAACAGGTGCATTGAAAAGATCTTTCTGTTCCGGTGTAAAATTCGCGTGAATACTTAACACATCTGACTGCTGAATAAGTTCTTCAAAGGAAACATAAGTAGCACCAAGCTCTTTCTCTGCTTCCTCATTCTGATGGCGATTGTAGTATATAATCTTCATATCAAATGCTTTCTGAGATTTTTCAGCCATTTCAAAACCTATTCTTCCCAAGCCTAAAACGCCCAGCGTTTTCCCGTATAATTCCTGTCCTAAGGCATGAAGCGGATCGAAATCGCCCCAGTTTCCATCCTTTACTTTCTGAAAATTATAGCTTGCTCTTCTGGCTACAGACTGCATCAATAGAAAAGCAACATCAGAAGTAGCTTTACTGAGGACATCAGGAGTATTTCCCACCGGAATTTTCCTGCGGGTAGCTTCTTTAATGTCTACATGATCAAAACCTACAGAATATAAAGCGATTGTTTTTATATTGGGACACTGGTCAAAAAAATCCTGATCGTATTTAAATTCTCCGCCTACACTTAAAATAGCATCGTGACTCTGACAGTAGCTCAGCCATTCGTCGTGCGACAGGTTTTCATGTTCCGGGATAAAAACTTCCAGCCCGGCTTCTTTCAGCATATGTATTCCCGTTTCAGGAATTCTTTTATTGACGAATACTTTCATAATTTAATTTTTTCGTTACATCAAATGTAGGGAAGTATTTTAACCTCTCTTTATTATCTGACATGAAACTTCTTCTAAAAAATAATCCTTTTATTTTAAAATACTATCGTTCGTTAGGATTAATAATTTATTAATAAATCAATACAAACTATAAAATATTATTTAAAGTTTAAAAAAAATAATGATATAAATCATAAACTTTAACAAATTCAATCAATATATGAATATTTGTTTTTAGCTTTACTTAAGTTTTTAAACGAAAAAAAATAATGGCAAAAATAAATGCATACATAAAAGGAACAGGTTCATATGTTCCTCCAAAAATTTTAAAAAATGATTTTTTTGAAGCAATAGGCTCTTCTGATGAGTGGATTTATAAAAATCTGGGGATCAAAGAAAGAAGAATTGCAGAAGGTGAAGTAACGAGCGACCTTGCTTTCAAAGCAGGCTTAAAAGCACTTGAGAATACAGACGTCAAACCACAGGATCTGAATCTTATCATCGTTGCTACCTCTACTCCCGATAGGCAGGCTCCCTCTACCGCCTGTTTTGTTCAGGAAAAAATGGAAGCTTATCAGGCTGTAGCCTTTGATATTTCTGCTGTCTGTTCCGGAGGGCTTTACGGAATTGCCATAGGATGCCAGTTCATTGAAACAGGAATGTATAAAAACGTTCTGGTTATTGGAGCAGATACATTTTCAACCATTACAGACTGGGAAAGGAAAGATTCCGTGTTTTTCGGAGACGGTGCGGGAGCAATTCTTCTTTCTGCCACTACTGAAGATAAGGGCTTCTTAGATTTTAAGCTTCATGCGGACGGACGTGGAAAATACCATTTCAATATTCCGGCCGGAGGTTCAGAAATGCCTGCTTCGGAAGAAACGTTAAAACAGAAGCTGCATTATTTTCAAATGAACGGAAAAGAAGTTTTCAATACAGCAACCAAAGTTTTACCGGAAGCAATAGATGAAATCCTTGAAGCAAATCAGCTTTCTTCCGATGATGTAGATTGGGTAATTCCCCATCAGCCAAGTATCCGGATTTTACAGGAAACGGCAAGAAAAACGAATATTCCATTTGAAAAAGTGATGACGAATATGGATAAATACGCCAATACATCCGGTGGAACAATTCCTATTGTACTGGATGAAACCTATAAAAGCGGGAAAATACAACCCGGAAATCTCCTTTTATTTGCAGCGGTAGGTTCCGGATGGACCTGGGGAACTGCTCTTTATAAATCTTAAATGAATTATTTCTATTCTAAAATAACAAAAAAATAATATGCTGAACAATCAAACTTTTCTAATTACCGGTATTGCAGATGAAAATTCTCTTGCCATGAAAGTCGCCGAAAAAGTTCTTGAAAACAACGGAAATGTAGTCTGTACGGGATTGGGAATCACTCCTTTTCACAAAAATGTTTCAGAAAAAGCAAAAGACTTTCTGAACAAGAATTATGATGATTTTCAAAATGCCTGTCAAAAGGTCCTGGGAAAAGATGTCTATACTGCCCCTCTGGATGTCACCTTATCCGAAAGTTTGCATTTTCTGTCCGAAGATCTGAAACAAAAAGACATTCAGCTGAACGGATTCCTTCATGCAATAGCGATGGATAAAACGATCCGGAACAAGTCGGTAAAACCTATGCTGGAAGTTACTCCCGAGGAATTTAATGAAACCATGAATGTTTCGGCTTTTTCTATGATCTCAATCTGCCAGGCTCTGCTTTCAAACGGTGTTTTACAGAATGGTTCTTCTATTGTCTCGCTCAGTTATATTGCAGCAGAAAAAGTATCATTCTTTCCCTATATCAATATCAGCATTGCTAAAGCGGCGTTGGAAAGGCTTACTCTGGAAATGGCTTATGAATTAGGAAAAAAATTCGGAATCAGAGCCAATGCTATTAGGTTTTCGCCTTATATGGGAAGCAAAGCAGGCAATGCTACTCTAAATATTGAAGATGTAGAAAGAGCAAACCGAATCAGTCCGCTGGGAAATGCCCTGCCGGAAGATTTGGCGCACGAAGTTATTCACCTTTTCAGAAAGGAGACCAGAATAACGGGAGAAATCCGCCATGTAGACGGAGGTTTTCACATTATGGGATAATAATTTTGTGCCTAATGATTGGTACTTCCTAACATGGGCACAAATTTATAGGCTCCAAATTCTTCTTTCTCAAACTCTGTGGGAGAAGCTTTGGTAAACCGGTATAAGATCTGTTCATCAGTAGGTCCTAATGGAATGACCATTTTTCCACCAATATTAAGCTGTTTCAGTAATTCTGTTGGTAAAACCGAGGCTCCGCAGGTGACAATGATCTTGTCAAAGGGTGCAAAAGTAGGAAGTCCTGCAAAACCGTCCCCAAAACTCTGGAATTTCGGATTTAAATGCAGCTCACGGAATTTTTTCTTTGAAAAATCAAAAAGGTCTTTTTGCCTTTCCACTGTATAAACCAGGGCTTTCATAGCCAGCAGAACGGCAGTCTGATATCCGCATCCTGTTCCGATCTCCAGAACTTTCTCGCCAGGCTTTACCTGCAACAGCTCGGACTGCTCCGCTACTGTAGAGGGATGGGAAATAGTCTGGTGTGACAAAATGGGAAATGCCCGGTCTTCATAGGCAAAATCCTCAAAAATACTTTCAATAAAAAGAT
The Chryseobacterium sp. W4I1 DNA segment above includes these coding regions:
- a CDS encoding protein-L-isoaspartate(D-aspartate) O-methyltransferase, which codes for MHDSFVHKGKRKILVEYLRHKIGISDENVLSAMSEVPRHLFIESIFEDFAYEDRAFPILSHQTISHPSTVAEQSELLQVKPGEKVLEIGTGCGYQTAVLLAMKALVYTVERQKDLFDFSKKKFRELHLNPKFQSFGDGFAGLPTFAPFDKIIVTCGASVLPTELLKQLNIGGKMVIPLGPTDEQILYRFTKASPTEFEKEEFGAYKFVPMLGSTNH
- a CDS encoding TonB-dependent receptor plug domain-containing protein — encoded protein: MKITIPTPCHENWDIMTPEEKGRFCSICSKTVRDFTVASDEEIIIAFSDPSEKDICGNFYESQLNRNLQYSYLNSVFVKFAVGFILTTGGLVSVQGQQNIINDTLKAEQLEVVLYGVKLKQKQQQMVAGAPMVQQNLLVNTKENKPEEIISKSQGLVISQPPQNKMGKQEIRIGGAKSSMPAEQPLVVMDGKVISIEEFGKVDTESIKTINIIKNGFAIYGEKARNGVVVITTKKKWRVRK
- a CDS encoding urocanate hydratase codes for the protein MTFQEQIQQGIPDQLPQPKPYETNINHAPKRKEILGEEEKKLALKNALRYFDPKFHAELLPEFREELEKYGRIYMYRFRPDYEMKARDIADYPGKSEQAKAIMLMIQNNLDYAVAQHPHELITYGGNGAVFSNWAQYLLTMKYLSEMTDEQTLTMYSGHPMGLFPSHKDAPRVVVTNGMMIPNYSKPDDWEKFNALGVTQYGQMTAGSYMYIGPQGIVHGTTITVLNAFRKIKKEPKGGLFVTSGLGGMSGAQPKAGNIAGCVTVCAEVNPKITRIRHEQKWVNEIYENMDELIERVRKAQENKETVSLAYLGNIVEVWEKFDEKNLKIDIGSDQTSLHNPWAGGYYPAGQSFEESNRIMAEEPELFKEKVQETLRRHAAAINKHTQKGTYFFDYGNAFLLEASRAGADVMAENPTLGREFKYPSYVQDIMGPMCFDYGFGPFRWVCASGKPEDLQKTDNIACAVLEEMVKNSPEEIQQQMKDNIQWIKGAQENKLVVGSQARILYADAEGRMKIAEAFNNAIKKGEIGTVVLGRDHHDVSGTDSPYRETSNIYDGSRFTADMAIHNVIGDSFRGATWVSIHNGGGVGWGEVINGGFGMLLDGSADAGRRLKSMLFWDVNNGISRRSWARNEGAVFAIKRAMEAEPNLKVTLPNFVDESLF
- a CDS encoding endonuclease domain-containing protein, whose translation is MKEKRKADILGEVLFWKKVRAGTFHRIDFDRQRIIGNYIVDFYVKTLGLVVEIDGTSHDDKAVYDGIRQQYLESLGLVVFRIMDLM
- a CDS encoding 3-oxoacyl-ACP synthase III family protein; translated protein: MAKINAYIKGTGSYVPPKILKNDFFEAIGSSDEWIYKNLGIKERRIAEGEVTSDLAFKAGLKALENTDVKPQDLNLIIVATSTPDRQAPSTACFVQEKMEAYQAVAFDISAVCSGGLYGIAIGCQFIETGMYKNVLVIGADTFSTITDWERKDSVFFGDGAGAILLSATTEDKGFLDFKLHADGRGKYHFNIPAGGSEMPASEETLKQKLHYFQMNGKEVFNTATKVLPEAIDEILEANQLSSDDVDWVIPHQPSIRILQETARKTNIPFEKVMTNMDKYANTSGGTIPIVLDETYKSGKIQPGNLLLFAAVGSGWTWGTALYKS
- a CDS encoding D-glycerate dehydrogenase, which translates into the protein MKVFVNKRIPETGIHMLKEAGLEVFIPEHENLSHDEWLSYCQSHDAILSVGGEFKYDQDFFDQCPNIKTIALYSVGFDHVDIKEATRRKIPVGNTPDVLSKATSDVAFLLMQSVARRASYNFQKVKDGNWGDFDPLHALGQELYGKTLGVLGLGRIGFEMAEKSQKAFDMKIIYYNRHQNEEAEKELGATYVSFEELIQQSDVLSIHANFTPEQKDLFNAPVFEKMKDNAIFINTARGGFQNEKDLYEALVSKQIWGAGLDVTNPEPMSKHSPLLELSNVCVLPHIGSATLEARTGMARIAAENIIAFSKGKKIPYCTNPEVYTE
- a CDS encoding SDR family oxidoreductase is translated as MLNNQTFLITGIADENSLAMKVAEKVLENNGNVVCTGLGITPFHKNVSEKAKDFLNKNYDDFQNACQKVLGKDVYTAPLDVTLSESLHFLSEDLKQKDIQLNGFLHAIAMDKTIRNKSVKPMLEVTPEEFNETMNVSAFSMISICQALLSNGVLQNGSSIVSLSYIAAEKVSFFPYINISIAKAALERLTLEMAYELGKKFGIRANAIRFSPYMGSKAGNATLNIEDVERANRISPLGNALPEDLAHEVIHLFRKETRITGEIRHVDGGFHIMG
- a CDS encoding AAA family ATPase, with the protein product MKIKNIKVKNLFGYLNKDITFFDDMTLLVGINGAGKTSILNLINWILTPSINNLCATNFEKVTLTIDLKGVEYKIICSNDKKIFNYEIKSKGKEFNPLIVNIRHNYNNNDLDEIIDLYSNLSPDEKEIETWQFISNLPKPTIIGLDRSLYTESSNQIYIDDSKIRSHSINKHNLINKSPIIKVKELLNKEYRISKNKILKLTNNLKNQIMLSAFEAGVDETSLSSEKSYKIHLNQISITKKRVKDYFENFEKDSFDATQLSIIDKYFDNLENITKKFENSEDPVIKILYNLNANQFSKTIKLLKEFEKFEKETNSSLFKINTFLETINLFFKDSNKILVFKEETSEIYFHTTDFDGKLITKFNDIKFLSSGEEQILVLFAYIAFSGIENKIFIIDEPELSLHLRWQENFITQLEKVLDINNQIILATHSPILVGNKKDRAIVIMPA
- a CDS encoding DUF4435 domain-containing protein, producing the protein MNKFLPILSDSFLRGQNILYRQFNDVEFYIEDTEQENLYYHILKNLFSDVKFEKIFPLNGKKNVKDDCILNIGNKNKVYIVDKDFDDILNKTELYDNLFYLKGYSIENLLISKKSFYELIKEKSPKLKDNDIDLLYSHTSVLNNILCLKELAIIFIIIQKFELGEQYYNINTSRDFNINTDFSYKGSFIPDYISDIEYKLRLGDRRLTLKGQAKKYKRYFRNTDDVIRNVPGKHLLIIINDLLKSKNLIMQYSLESLTYKLAKEVDISNFTELKTNIEHYINN